Proteins found in one Oreochromis niloticus isolate F11D_XX linkage group LG22, O_niloticus_UMD_NMBU, whole genome shotgun sequence genomic segment:
- the spaca4l gene encoding prostate stem cell antigen yields the protein MNRVILQLFAVGLCFAIGQALVCYQCPIGIGSLCVTSEKTCASGEQCYSGVGKAIGVLEIKMKGCLAVADCNKTNDVPFGTNSTVYKMTKTCCNTDLCNAAPGVPGIPTLTLALATISAVFVGNLLV from the exons ATGAACAGAGTTATCCTCCAGCTTTTTGCAGTCGGATTGTGCTTTGCAATcg GCCAAGCGCTCGTATGCTACCAATGCCCCATTGGGATTGGAAGCCTGTGTGTGACGTCTGAAAAAACATGTGCAAGCGGCGAACAGTGCTACAGTGGAGTTGGGAAAGCAA TTGGAGTTTTGGAAATCAAGATGAAGGGTTGCCTAGCAGTAGCGGACTGCAACAAGACTAATGATGTGCCCTTCGGCACAAACAGCACAGTCTACAAGATGACCAAGACGTGCTGCAACACAGACCTGTGCAACGCAGCACCCGGCGTGCCCGGCATCCCCACGCTGACCCTGGCCCTCGCCACcatctctgctgtgtttgtgggaAACCTCCTGGTTTGA
- the LOC100703619 gene encoding prostate stem cell antigen — MKRLLWSCAAVMTLFVAVESLTCETCDFKILGYCMHTDPVNCTESQTNCFTGVAKFTISLLNIYERGCIEPAECRNETGSILYVNYTVTRTCCSTDLCNGAASIQPGFTAALFAALVAVWSQWSL, encoded by the exons ATGAAAAGATTACTGTGGAGTTGTGCAGCAGTAATGACTCTGTTTGTAGCAG TTGAATCTCTCACCTGTGAGACGTGTGATTTTAAGATCCTCGGCTACTGCATGCACACCGATCCTGTAAATTGCACAGAATCTCAGACTAACTGCTTCACCGGAGTTGCGA AGTTTACGATCAGCTTGTTGAACATCTATGAACGAGGCTGTATAGAACCAGCCGAGTGCAGAAACGAGACGGGCTCCATCTTGTATGTGAACTACACCGTCACCAGGACCTGCTGCAGCACCGACCTGTGCAATGGGGCCGCCTCCATCCAGCCTGGCTTCACTGCAGCTCTGTTTGCTGCCCTGGTGGCAGTTTGGAGCCAGTGGAGTCTTTAA